The proteins below come from a single Bacteroidota bacterium genomic window:
- the rplE gene encoding 50S ribosomal protein L5, whose product MKYVPEYKRKYIEEVSPVLFEKLGYTNKMEIPKLQKISLNQGVNGAVADKRLVDKAVDELTLIAGQKAVPTYARKSVSNFKLREGMPIGVKVTLRGDRMWEFLERLVSVSLPRVRDFRGINDKGFDGRGNYSFGILEQIIFAEIDIDKVSKINGLDITLVTSAKTDKEAHLLLSELGLPFKNKNQE is encoded by the coding sequence ATGAAATACGTACCGGAATATAAAAGAAAGTACATCGAGGAAGTAAGTCCCGTACTTTTCGAGAAATTGGGATATACAAATAAAATGGAAATCCCAAAATTGCAAAAGATTTCACTGAATCAGGGTGTAAATGGCGCAGTTGCCGATAAAAGATTGGTTGACAAAGCTGTTGATGAATTAACGCTTATTGCTGGACAAAAAGCGGTTCCAACCTACGCACGAAAATCAGTTTCTAATTTTAAACTCCGCGAAGGCATGCCAATTGGTGTTAAAGTAACACTTAGAGGTGATAGAATGTGGGAGTTTTTAGAGAGACTTGTTTCTGTCTCACTTCCTCGTGTTAGAGACTTTAGAGGAATTAATGATAAAGGATTTGATGGACGTGGAAATTATTCATTTGGAATATTAGAGCAAATTATTTTCGCAGAAATCGATATCGATAAAGTGTCAAAAATTAACGGTTTGGATATCACTTTGGTGACATCTGCTAAAACGGATAAGGAAGCACATTTATTATTATCTGAATTGGGTTTACCATTTAAAAATAAAAATCAGGAATAA
- the rplN gene encoding 50S ribosomal protein L14: protein MIQKESRLKVADNSGAKEVLCISVLGGTGKRYASVGDLITVTVKSAIPTSSVKKGAVSTAVIVRTRKEVRRKDGTYIRFDDNACVLISETKEPVATRIFGPVARELRERQFMKIVSLAPEVV, encoded by the coding sequence ATGATACAGAAAGAATCCAGATTAAAGGTAGCAGATAATAGCGGTGCAAAAGAAGTACTCTGTATTAGTGTACTTGGTGGTACCGGTAAAAGATATGCATCTGTTGGCGATTTAATTACAGTAACTGTAAAATCAGCCATACCTACTAGTAGTGTAAAAAAAGGTGCTGTATCAACAGCTGTTATTGTAAGAACCAGAAAAGAAGTCAGAAGAAAAGACGGTACTTATATCCGATTCGATGACAATGCTTGTGTTCTAATTAGCGAGACAAAAGAACCTGTCGCTACTAGGATTTTTGGTCCGGTTGCAAGAGAATTGCGCGAAAGACAATTCATGAAAATTGTTTCATTAGCCCCTGAAGTTGTATAA
- the rplX gene encoding 50S ribosomal protein L24: protein MMKKVDTNYKLKIKKGDTVMVISGNGKGKSGRILSLLKEKDRAIVEGVNIITKHSKPTQDNPDGGIIKKEASVHMSNLMLIDPKTSEPTRIGRKLNDKEKLVRYSKKSGEVIDK from the coding sequence ATGATGAAAAAAGTTGATACGAATTATAAACTAAAAATCAAAAAAGGAGATACAGTTATGGTTATCTCTGGAAATGGTAAAGGTAAATCTGGCCGTATTCTTAGTCTTTTAAAAGAAAAGGATCGGGCAATTGTTGAAGGTGTTAATATTATTACAAAACATTCAAAGCCAACACAAGATAATCCCGATGGTGGTATTATTAAGAAAGAGGCATCCGTTCATATGTCTAATTTGATGCTGATTGATCCTAAGACATCAGAACCAACTCGGATAGGACGTAAGTTGAATGATAAGGAAAAATTAGTCAGATATTCAAAAAAATCTGGGGAGGTTATTGACAAATGA
- the rpsN gene encoding 30S ribosomal protein S14, giving the protein MSKLSVNVRNKKRRELVAKYAQKRAELKAAGDYAALDKLPKNASPVRVRNRCQISGRPRAYSRQFGICRNLFREMAHQGLIPGVKKSSW; this is encoded by the coding sequence ATGTCAAAACTTTCAGTTAACGTTCGTAACAAGAAGAGAAGAGAGCTGGTAGCAAAGTATGCACAAAAGCGTGCAGAATTAAAAGCTGCGGGTGATTATGCTGCACTCGACAAGTTGCCAAAAAATGCATCACCGGTAAGAGTAAGAAACCGTTGTCAAATTTCAGGTAGACCAAGAGCATATAGCAGGCAATTTGGAATTTGCAGAAACTTATTTAGAGAAATGGCTCATCAGGGACTAATTCCTGGCGTGAAAAAATCAAGCTGGTAA
- the rpsH gene encoding 30S ribosomal protein S8, whose product MMDTIGDYLTIIRNAIKAKKKIVEVPRSNVKVEITRILFEQGYILNYKVDEEKGVQGAIKIALKYDPSTGLPAIKKLGRISTPGLRKYSGAKDHPRIINGLGISVISTSTGILTDKEARKANVGGEVLCYVY is encoded by the coding sequence ATTATGGATACCATTGGAGATTATTTGACAATTATCAGGAATGCAATCAAAGCAAAGAAAAAGATTGTAGAGGTTCCTCGTTCAAATGTCAAAGTAGAGATAACCAGAATATTATTCGAACAAGGTTACATACTAAATTATAAAGTTGACGAAGAAAAAGGCGTTCAGGGTGCAATAAAAATTGCATTGAAGTATGATCCTTCAACAGGATTGCCTGCAATAAAAAAATTAGGACGTATTAGTACACCCGGATTAAGAAAATATTCAGGTGCAAAAGATCATCCTAGAATTATTAATGGTTTGGGAATATCCGTCATATCAACTTCAACAGGGATTTTGACAGATAAGGAAGCTCGCAAGGCAAATGTTGGTGGAGAAGTACTTTGTTACGTTTATTAA
- the rpsE gene encoding 30S ribosomal protein S5: MMDRNIKRIKTSDIELSERVVSINRVTKVTKGGRTFSFSAVVVVGNGEGVIGYGLGKAREVTEAITKGVNDAKKNLLQVPVSKGTVPHEQESKFGGARVYLQPASPGTGVVAGGAMRAVLESAGISDVLAKSKGSSNPHNVVKATVKALMEMRDAYTVAKMRNIDIDKVYNG, encoded by the coding sequence CTGATGGATCGAAATATAAAAAGAATTAAAACAAGCGATATTGAATTATCCGAACGCGTTGTTAGCATTAATAGGGTAACCAAAGTAACCAAAGGGGGTAGAACTTTTAGCTTTTCAGCAGTTGTTGTTGTTGGAAATGGTGAAGGTGTTATTGGATATGGCTTAGGGAAAGCCAGAGAAGTAACAGAAGCTATTACCAAGGGTGTAAATGATGCCAAGAAAAACTTGTTGCAAGTGCCTGTTTCTAAAGGAACAGTGCCTCATGAGCAAGAATCTAAGTTCGGTGGAGCTAGAGTTTATTTGCAACCTGCATCACCTGGTACTGGAGTAGTTGCCGGAGGAGCTATGCGTGCAGTTCTTGAAAGTGCAGGTATATCTGATGTACTGGCAAAATCAAAAGGATCATCAAATCCACATAATGTGGTAAAAGCAACTGTAAAGGCTCTGATGGAAATGCGTGACGCTTATACAGTAGCAAAAATGAGAAATATCGACATTGATAAAGTATATAATGGTTAA
- the rplV gene encoding 50S ribosomal protein L22, with protein sequence MEAIAKLNNCPYSPRKMRLLADIIRGKSVEDALNIVKFHPKKPYGLKLEKLILSAISNYQVKSEEVKIDESNLFVKSITVDNARQLKRIRPAPQGRAHRIRKRSNHVTLIIGSHEAKIETEKIEDNTAE encoded by the coding sequence ATGGAAGCAATAGCAAAACTAAATAATTGCCCTTACTCACCAAGAAAGATGAGGTTGCTTGCTGATATTATCAGAGGCAAAAGTGTAGAGGATGCATTAAATATTGTGAAGTTTCATCCGAAGAAACCGTATGGTCTTAAATTGGAGAAATTAATTTTATCTGCAATTTCTAATTATCAGGTGAAGAGCGAGGAAGTTAAAATTGATGAGAGCAATCTTTTTGTTAAGTCAATTACAGTAGATAATGCTCGTCAATTAAAACGGATCAGACCTGCACCTCAAGGAAGAGCGCATCGTATCAGGAAAAGATCAAATCATGTGACCCTGATTATAGGTTCACATGAAGCTAAAATTGAAACAGAAAAAATTGAAGATAACACTGCAGAATAA
- a CDS encoding 50S ribosomal protein L18 → MSTTNKKSLRRSKIKMGIRKKIKGTQERPRLSVFRSNNEIYGQLIDDVNGSTVVAISSIAKDVERKGKTKTEVAKLMGIKFAEKAKEAKIDSIVFDRNGYLYHGRIKAFAEGVREGGLQF, encoded by the coding sequence ATGAGTACAACGAATAAAAAAAGTCTTCGTAGGTCAAAGATAAAAATGGGTATCCGAAAAAAAATTAAGGGTACACAGGAAAGACCAAGGCTTAGTGTTTTTCGCAGCAATAATGAAATTTATGGTCAACTCATTGACGATGTTAATGGTTCCACAGTTGTTGCGATTTCATCTATAGCTAAAGATGTAGAAAGGAAAGGCAAAACAAAAACAGAAGTTGCCAAATTAATGGGGATAAAATTTGCGGAAAAAGCCAAGGAAGCAAAAATAGATTCGATAGTTTTCGACCGGAATGGATACTTGTATCATGGCCGTATTAAAGCTTTTGCTGAAGGAGTTCGCGAGGGTGGTCTGCAATTTTAA
- the rpsJ gene encoding 30S ribosomal protein S10, with protein sequence MGTQKIRIKLRSYDHSLVDKSAEKIVKTVKTTGAVVNGPIPLPSRKKIFTVLKSPHVNKKAREQFELCSHKRMIDIYSTSAKTVDALMKLELPGGVDVEIKV encoded by the coding sequence ATGGGCACTCAAAAAATTAGAATAAAGTTGCGTTCTTACGACCATAGCCTGGTTGACAAGTCAGCAGAAAAGATTGTCAAAACGGTGAAAACAACTGGTGCAGTTGTTAATGGTCCGATTCCTTTACCATCGAGGAAGAAGATTTTTACGGTATTAAAATCTCCTCACGTAAATAAGAAGGCAAGAGAGCAATTTGAACTTTGTTCACATAAAAGAATGATTGACATTTATAGCACAAGTGCTAAAACTGTTGATGCTCTAATGAAACTGGAATTGCCAGGTGGTGTTGATGTAGAAATAAAAGTATAA
- the rpmD gene encoding 50S ribosomal protein L30 has product MVNPMKEIEITLVRSLIKRPQKQKDTVKALGLGKINSSIVHKETPQILGMIEKVKHLVKSEYKK; this is encoded by the coding sequence ATGGTTAATCCCATGAAGGAAATAGAGATAACATTAGTTAGAAGCCTGATTAAAAGACCTCAAAAACAGAAGGACACAGTTAAAGCACTGGGATTGGGTAAAATAAATAGTTCAATTGTTCACAAAGAGACTCCTCAGATTCTTGGAATGATTGAAAAGGTGAAACATTTGGTTAAATCAGAATATAAGAAATAG
- the rplO gene encoding 50S ribosomal protein L15 — protein MDLSNLKPAEGSIHKQGKRLGRGEGSKKGGTSGRGHKGAQSRSGYSRKVGHEGGQMPLQRRVPKFGFTNPNRVEYTPVNLDVLQKLSETHKIEKFSPEVLIEHGLISKRDLVKVLGRGELKAKLEVTAHAFSKSAIEAIEKNGGNTIKL, from the coding sequence ATGGATCTTAGTAATCTTAAACCTGCAGAAGGTTCAATACATAAGCAAGGTAAGCGACTGGGTCGTGGTGAAGGTTCCAAAAAAGGTGGAACATCAGGACGTGGTCATAAAGGAGCTCAGTCAAGATCAGGATATAGTAGAAAAGTTGGTCATGAGGGAGGTCAAATGCCATTGCAGAGAAGAGTACCAAAATTTGGTTTTACAAATCCAAATAGGGTAGAATATACTCCGGTTAATCTTGATGTACTTCAAAAATTGAGTGAAACTCATAAAATTGAAAAGTTCAGTCCTGAAGTATTGATAGAGCATGGATTAATTTCAAAAAGAGATTTAGTAAAAGTTTTGGGTCGTGGGGAATTGAAAGCCAAACTGGAAGTAACTGCGCATGCATTTTCCAAATCAGCCATTGAAGCTATCGAGAAAAACGGTGGTAATACCATAAAACTATAA
- the rplF gene encoding 50S ribosomal protein L6 yields MSRIGKMPIAIPDKVQVDITKGNLVSVKGPKGEMQRQIDTEMILKIEDNTIFVDRPTEQKRHKAMHGLSRTLVGNMVEGVSNGFKIQQELIGVGYKVSNQGQRLELSLGFSHDVIFVIPDEVKVETETVKGKSPVIRLESCDKELLGLIAAKIRALRKPEPYKGKGIKYTGEEIRRKAGKTAAA; encoded by the coding sequence ATGTCAAGGATAGGTAAAATGCCCATTGCAATTCCTGATAAGGTGCAAGTGGATATCACAAAAGGGAATCTGGTTTCTGTAAAAGGACCAAAAGGAGAAATGCAAAGACAAATTGATACAGAGATGATTCTGAAGATTGAAGACAATACAATCTTTGTAGATCGTCCAACTGAGCAAAAAAGGCATAAAGCCATGCACGGTTTATCAAGAACTCTTGTTGGTAATATGGTTGAAGGTGTTTCTAACGGATTTAAAATTCAGCAAGAATTAATTGGTGTAGGATATAAAGTTTCCAATCAAGGGCAACGCTTAGAATTATCCTTAGGGTTTTCTCATGATGTTATTTTTGTTATTCCAGATGAAGTTAAGGTTGAGACCGAAACCGTTAAAGGAAAAAGTCCTGTTATTAGACTGGAAAGTTGTGATAAAGAATTACTGGGATTGATTGCAGCAAAAATTAGAGCGCTTAGAAAACCAGAGCCATACAAAGGCAAGGGAATTAAGTATACAGGTGAAGAAATTAGAAGAAAAGCAGGTAAAACAGCTGCTGCTTAA
- the rplB gene encoding 50S ribosomal protein L2 gives MVLKRLKPITPGQRFSVLNAYAEISTNKPEKSLTKPLKKSGGRNNQGRMTVRYIGGGHKKLYRIIDFKRDKLNIPAIVESIEYDPNRSAFISLLKYKDGEKRYMLTPQGIKIGQEVISGKVAPEIGNCLKLSDIPLGTYIHNIELHPAKGGEIVRSAGTFAQLVAREGKYATIKLPSGEVRNILVTCCATIGVVSNSDHNLVKLGKAGRTRWQGRRPRTRGVAMNPVDHPMGGGEGKSSGGHPRSRKGLYAKGKKTRSRTKPSNKLIIERRKK, from the coding sequence ATGGTATTAAAAAGATTAAAACCGATTACACCAGGTCAACGATTTTCAGTATTGAATGCATATGCTGAAATCAGTACCAATAAGCCAGAAAAAAGCCTGACAAAACCACTGAAAAAATCAGGGGGTAGAAACAATCAGGGCCGAATGACAGTAAGATACATAGGTGGTGGTCATAAGAAACTTTACAGGATTATTGATTTTAAAAGAGATAAATTGAATATCCCTGCTATTGTTGAGTCCATTGAATATGATCCGAACCGCTCTGCTTTTATTTCTCTTTTGAAATATAAAGATGGGGAGAAAAGATACATGCTTACTCCGCAAGGTATTAAAATTGGTCAAGAGGTAATAAGTGGAAAAGTAGCACCTGAAATTGGTAACTGCTTGAAATTAAGCGATATTCCTTTAGGTACTTATATTCATAACATCGAGTTACATCCAGCTAAAGGAGGCGAAATTGTTAGAAGTGCCGGAACTTTTGCACAGTTAGTGGCGAGAGAAGGAAAATATGCTACTATCAAATTGCCATCTGGTGAGGTTCGTAATATTCTGGTTACTTGTTGTGCAACAATTGGCGTAGTTTCTAATTCTGATCACAATCTGGTTAAATTAGGAAAAGCAGGTAGAACACGCTGGCAGGGACGCAGGCCTAGAACAAGAGGTGTTGCTATGAATCCAGTCGATCACCCAATGGGTGGTGGTGAAGGTAAATCTTCCGGTGGACATCCAAGATCAAGAAAAGGTTTGTATGCTAAAGGTAAAAAAACCAGAAGCAGAACTAAACCATCGAATAAACTTATCATAGAGAGAAGAAAAAAATAA
- the rpsQ gene encoding 30S ribosomal protein S17: MENKVQRNSRKEVIGRVVSSKADKSISVLVERRVKHSMYGKTIKKSTKFMAHDEKNECGEGDTVQIMETRPLSKSKRWRLVKILEKAK, from the coding sequence ATGGAAAACAAAGTTCAAAGAAATAGCCGTAAGGAAGTAATTGGTCGCGTTGTAAGTAGCAAAGCCGATAAATCCATATCTGTCCTGGTAGAAAGAAGAGTCAAGCACTCTATGTATGGTAAAACCATTAAGAAATCTACCAAGTTCATGGCTCATGATGAGAAGAATGAATGTGGGGAAGGCGATACTGTTCAAATTATGGAGACAAGACCTTTGAGTAAAAGTAAAAGGTGGCGTTTAGTTAAAATCTTAGAAAAGGCTAAATAA
- the rplP gene encoding 50S ribosomal protein L16 — MLQPRKTKYRKVQKGRIKGMAIRGSQIAFGTFALKVLEPTRITANQIEAARVAITRHMKREGKLWIRIFPDKPITKKPAEVRMGKGKGAPEYWVAICKPGRVIFEIDGVDIDLAKSAMALGAQKLPVLTKFVVRKDYVG; from the coding sequence ATGTTACAGCCAAGGAAAACAAAATATAGGAAAGTCCAGAAAGGTAGAATTAAGGGTATGGCAATCAGAGGTTCTCAAATTGCATTTGGAACATTTGCCTTAAAAGTTCTGGAACCAACACGCATTACTGCCAATCAAATTGAAGCAGCACGTGTAGCTATTACCAGACATATGAAGAGAGAAGGGAAATTATGGATTCGTATTTTTCCAGACAAGCCTATTACCAAAAAGCCTGCTGAAGTTAGAATGGGTAAAGGTAAAGGAGCTCCTGAATATTGGGTAGCTATCTGTAAGCCAGGTAGAGTAATTTTTGAAATTGATGGTGTCGATATTGATCTCGCAAAAAGTGCGATGGCTCTGGGTGCACAAAAATTACCGGTGCTTACCAAGTTTGTTGTTAGAAAAGATTATGTAGGTTAA
- the rpsC gene encoding 30S ribosomal protein S3, with translation MGQKVNPIALRLGYIRGWESTWYAEKDYAVKLMEDNQIRQYVYARLSKGGIARVVIERTLKRITVTVHTSRPGLVIGKGGNEVDKLKEELKKLTGKDVQINIYEIRRPEMEAKLVAENIASQIKARMSYRRAMKMAIASTMRIGAQGVKIKCSGRLGGAEMARTEQYKEGRIPLHTFRSDIDYALVESHTIYGTIGVKVWICKGDVYGKRDLSLNFGAGTDKPKKGPKRSSHSQQRRRK, from the coding sequence ATGGGACAAAAAGTAAATCCGATAGCATTACGTTTAGGTTATATCAGGGGATGGGAGTCTACCTGGTATGCGGAAAAAGACTATGCTGTAAAACTGATGGAAGATAATCAAATCAGGCAGTATGTTTACGCCAGATTATCAAAAGGTGGAATTGCAAGAGTAGTAATTGAAAGAACACTGAAGCGAATTACTGTTACCGTTCACACATCAAGACCAGGTTTGGTTATTGGAAAAGGCGGTAATGAAGTGGATAAACTTAAAGAGGAATTGAAGAAACTTACAGGTAAAGATGTTCAAATTAATATCTATGAGATTCGCAGACCTGAGATGGAAGCAAAATTGGTGGCAGAAAATATTGCCAGCCAAATTAAAGCCAGAATGAGTTACAGAAGAGCGATGAAAATGGCTATTGCTTCAACCATGAGAATTGGTGCACAAGGTGTTAAAATTAAGTGCAGTGGTCGTTTAGGTGGTGCTGAAATGGCACGTACCGAACAATACAAAGAAGGACGTATTCCTTTACATACATTTAGATCTGATATTGATTATGCTTTGGTAGAGTCCCATACCATATATGGTACAATCGGTGTTAAAGTTTGGATTTGCAAAGGCGATGTTTATGGAAAAAGAGATTTATCTCTGAATTTCGGAGCTGGTACAGACAAACCTAAAAAAGGACCAAAGCGCTCCTCGCATTCACAACAAAGAAGAAGAAAGTAA
- the rpmC gene encoding 50S ribosomal protein L29 — protein sequence MKYTDIQELTTKELKELVSEEKERYTKMKISHAVSPLDNPMRITVSRKLIAQLKTELRKRQLSK from the coding sequence ATGAAATATACAGATATACAAGAGTTAACTACAAAAGAGTTGAAAGAATTAGTCTCTGAAGAGAAGGAGAGATATACAAAAATGAAGATCTCTCATGCAGTTTCTCCACTTGATAACCCAATGAGAATTACGGTTTCAAGAAAATTAATTGCGCAACTTAAAACAGAACTCAGAAAGAGACAACTAAGTAAATAA
- the rpsS gene encoding 30S ribosomal protein S19: MARSIKKGPYVFWKLELKVQKMNEGSKKTVIKTWSRRSMIIPDFVGHTFAVHNGSKFIPVYVTENMVGHKLGEFSPTRNFRGHPVKK; the protein is encoded by the coding sequence ATGGCTAGGTCAATTAAGAAAGGTCCATACGTGTTTTGGAAATTAGAGCTGAAAGTTCAGAAAATGAACGAAGGCAGTAAAAAAACTGTGATTAAGACTTGGTCAAGACGATCAATGATTATCCCTGATTTTGTAGGACATACGTTTGCGGTGCATAATGGAAGTAAGTTTATCCCTGTTTATGTTACAGAAAATATGGTGGGACATAAATTAGGAGAATTTTCACCAACAAGAAATTTCCGAGGACACCCAGTTAAAAAGTAA
- the rplD gene encoding 50S ribosomal protein L4 yields the protein MKVDVYNIKGEKTSKKIDLPKEVFGIEPNDHAIYLDVKRIMASMRQGTHKAKERADITGSTKKLRKQKGTGAARVGSIKNPIFRGGGRVFGPRPRNYDIKLNKKVKELARKSALSYKLAEKKVIVVEDFNFEDPKTKEYILFLNNLKIDNKKSLVITSIENINVYLSARNVPDAYICPPENVNTYEILNNDSIVLTESAVEVINKILLN from the coding sequence ATGAAAGTAGATGTATATAATATAAAGGGTGAAAAAACTTCAAAGAAGATTGATCTTCCAAAAGAAGTTTTTGGTATTGAGCCAAACGATCATGCTATATATCTGGATGTAAAACGGATAATGGCCTCCATGCGTCAGGGAACTCATAAAGCTAAAGAAAGAGCCGATATAACAGGTTCAACCAAAAAATTGAGAAAGCAAAAAGGAACTGGAGCTGCCCGAGTTGGAAGTATTAAGAATCCAATTTTTCGTGGAGGGGGACGAGTTTTTGGTCCACGCCCGAGGAACTATGATATTAAGCTGAACAAAAAAGTGAAAGAATTAGCTCGTAAATCAGCCCTTTCATACAAATTAGCAGAAAAGAAAGTGATCGTAGTTGAGGATTTTAATTTCGAAGATCCTAAAACAAAAGAGTACATTTTATTCTTGAATAATTTGAAAATTGATAATAAGAAGAGTCTCGTTATCACTTCTATTGAGAATATCAATGTATATCTTTCAGCCAGAAATGTTCCCGATGCTTACATCTGCCCTCCTGAAAATGTTAACACATATGAGATTCTGAATAACGATTCTATCGTATTGACGGAAAGTGCGGTTGAAGTTATTAATAAAATCTTACTGAATTAA
- the rplC gene encoding 50S ribosomal protein L3, with protein MVGIIGKKLGMTSIFNENGDNIPCTVIQAGPCVVTQLKNKDGKDGYNAVQLSYGERRLKSTNKPMAGHFKNANTTPKVFVAEFKNLRRYEGVENLKLGDTLDIGIFNVDEWVDVTGTSKGKGFQGVVKRHGFHGVGGQTHGQHNRGRAPGSIGAASYPARVFKGMRMAGRMGGDKVKVFNLIIAKLDHDNNLIYLKGAVPGSKGSYIIIEK; from the coding sequence ATGGTAGGTATTATAGGGAAAAAACTGGGAATGACCAGTATTTTTAATGAGAATGGGGATAATATTCCCTGCACTGTGATTCAAGCTGGTCCTTGTGTTGTAACACAATTGAAAAACAAGGATGGCAAGGATGGCTATAATGCTGTACAGTTAAGTTATGGTGAGCGTAGACTTAAGTCCACAAACAAGCCAATGGCAGGGCATTTTAAAAATGCGAATACAACTCCAAAAGTTTTTGTTGCTGAATTTAAAAACCTGAGAAGATACGAAGGTGTTGAAAACCTCAAATTAGGTGATACATTGGATATTGGAATTTTTAATGTTGACGAGTGGGTGGATGTAACAGGAACTTCTAAAGGAAAAGGTTTTCAGGGAGTTGTAAAACGTCATGGTTTTCATGGAGTTGGAGGTCAAACACACGGTCAGCATAACAGAGGTCGTGCACCTGGTTCAATTGGTGCTGCATCTTACCCCGCCCGAGTTTTCAAAGGAATGAGAATGGCCGGTCGAATGGGTGGAGATAAAGTCAAGGTATTTAACTTGATTATTGCCAAATTAGATCACGATAATAATTTGATCTATTTAAAGGGTGCTGTTCCTGGATCAAAAGGTTCATACATAATTATTGAGAAATAG
- the rplW gene encoding 50S ribosomal protein L23, which yields MNIIKKPLITEKYSALGESQNKYGFIVDKKASKDQIKYEVEKLYSVEVTSVNTMIYLGKPKTRYTKRNIVNGRTNSFKKAVVSLKEGQIIDFYSNI from the coding sequence ATGAATATAATTAAAAAGCCATTGATTACGGAGAAATATTCTGCTTTAGGAGAAAGTCAGAATAAATACGGTTTTATTGTTGATAAAAAAGCATCCAAAGATCAAATCAAGTATGAAGTTGAAAAACTTTATAGTGTTGAAGTAACATCAGTAAACACAATGATTTATTTAGGTAAGCCAAAAACAAGATACACTAAACGTAATATCGTTAATGGTAGAACAAACAGCTTTAAGAAAGCTGTCGTTTCGTTAAAAGAAGGACAAATTATAGATTTCTATAGTAATATCTAA